One window from the genome of Microtus ochrogaster isolate Prairie Vole_2 unplaced genomic scaffold, MicOch1.0 UNK49, whole genome shotgun sequence encodes:
- the Islr2 gene encoding immunoglobulin superfamily containing leucine-rich repeat protein 2: MDSFGALCLAWALLGVARACPEPCACIDKYAHQFADCAYKELREVPEGLPANVTTLSLSANKITVLRRGAFVNVTQVTSLWLAHSEVRTVESGALAVLSQLKNLDLSHNLISNFPWSDLRNLSALQLLKMNHNRLGSLPRDALGSLPDLRSLRINNNRLRTLEPGTFDALSALSHLQLYHNPFHCSCGLLWLQAWAASTRVSLPEPDSIACASPPELQGVPVHRLPALPCAPPSVRLSAEPPPEAPGTPLRAGLAFMLHCVAEGHPTPRLQWQLQIPGGTVVLESPVLSKEEDGGDKAEDGEGDGDEDPPTQTEAPTPTPAPAWPAPPATPRFLALANGSLLVPILSAKEAGVYTCRAHNELGTNSTSVRVSVAAAGPPKHAPGTGGEPDAQAPTSERKTTIKGRSNSVLPYKPEGKTKGQGLARVSVLGEIEAELEETDEGEQVGGQIPTVPEGEKHCGHGDPSRYVSNHAFNQSSELKSHVFELGVIALDVAEREARVQLTPLAARWSPGPDGATGARRPGRRPLRLLYLCPAGGGAAVQWSRVEEGVNAYWFRGLRPGTNYSVCLALAGEACHVQVVFSTKKELPSLLVIVTVSVFLLVLATVPLLGAACCHLLAKHPGKPYRLILRPQAPDPMEKRIAADFDPRASYLESEKSYPARGEAGGEEPEEAPEEGLDEDVEQGDPSEDLQREESLVGCSLVESQSKANQEEFEAGSEYSDRLPLGAEAVNIAQEINGNYRQTAG, from the coding sequence ATGGATTCCTTCGGAGCCCTGTGTTTGGCCTGGGCTTTGTTAGGTGTGGCCAGAGCCTGTCCTGAGCCTTGCGCCTGTATAGACAAGTACGCCCACCAGTTTGCAGACTGTGCCTACAAGGAGCTGCGCGAGGTCCCGGAAGGACTTCCAGCCAACGTGACCACGCTTAGTCTGTCCGCCAACAAGATTACGGTGCTAAGGCGGGGGGCCTTCGTCAACGTCACACAGGTCACTTCGCTGTGGCTGGCTCACAGTGAGGTGCGCACCGTGGAGTCAGGGGCATTGGCGGTGCTGAGTCAGCTTAAGAACCTCGACCTAAGCCACAACCTCATATCCAACTTCCCTTGGAGCGACCTTCGTAACTTGAGCGCGCTGCAGCTGCTGAAAATGAACCACAACCGCCTGGGATCGCTGCCCCGGGATGCACTCGGCTCGCTGCCCGACCTGCGCTCTCTGCGCATCAACAACAACCGGTTGCGTACCCTGGAGCCTGGCACGTTCGACGCACTGAGCGCGCTGTCTCACCTGCAACTCTATCACAACCCCTTCCACTGCAGCTGTGGTCTCCTGTGGCTGCAGGCCTGGGCGGCGAGCACCCGGGTCTCCTTACCCGAGCCTGATTCTATTGCGTGCGCCTCGCCTCCTGAGCTGCAGGGCGTGCCGGTGCACcgcctgcctgccctgccctgcgcACCTCCCAGCGTGCGTCTGAGCGCGGAGCCGCCGCCTGAGGCGCCTGGAACCCCTCTGCGCGCAGGCTTGGCTTTCATGTTACACTGCGTCGCGGAAGGCCACCCCACACCCCGGCTGCAATGGCAACTTCAGATCCCGGGTGGCACTGTAGTCTTAGAGTCACCGGTTCTCagcaaggaagaagatggaggagataaggcagaggatggggagggtgATGGAGATGAGGATCCGCCTACACAGACTGAGGCACCAACCCCGACTCCTGCACCTGCTTGGCCAGCTCCTCCAGCCACCCCGCGCTTCCTGGCCCTCGCAAACGGCTCTCTGTTGGTGCCCATCCTGAGTGCCAAGGAGGCAGGCGTCTACACATGCCGTGCACACAATGAACTGGGTACCAACTCAACGTCAGTGCGGGTGAGCGTGGCTGCAGCGGGGCCGCCAAAACACGCTCCTGGAACAGGGGGAGAACCTGACGCGCAGGCCCCGACCTCGGAGCGCAAGACCACTATTAAGGGCCGTAGCAACAGTGTCCTGCCCTACAAGCCTGAGGGCAAAACCAAAGGCCAAGGTCTGGCCCGGGTCAGCGTCCTCGGGGAAATCGAGGCGgaactggaggagacagatgaagGAGAGCAGGTGGGAGGTCAGATCCCTACAGTTCCGGAGGGGGAGAAGCACTGTGGCCATGGGGACCCTTCTCGGTATGTGTCTAACCATGCATTCAATCAGAGCTCAGAGCTCAAGTCGCACGTTTTTGAGCTGGGTGTCATCGCGTTGGATGTAGCCGAGCGTGAAGCTCGGGTGCAGCTGACGCCTCTTGCTGCGCGCTGGAGCCCTGGGCCAGATGGTGCTACCGGAGCACGGCGGCCTGGAAGGCGGCCCCTGCGCCTACTCTATCTGTGCCCTGCGGGTGGTGGCGCAGCGGTCCAGTGGTCACGCGTTGAGGAAGGGGTCAATGCCTACTGGTTTCGCGGCCTGCGGCCTGGCACCAACTACTCTGTGTGTCTGGCACTGGCGGGCGAGGCGTGCCACGTGCAAGTGGTGTTTTCCACCAAAAAAGAGCTGCCATCCTTGCTGGTTATCGTGACAGTGAGCGTGTTTCTCCTGGTGTTGGCCACCGTGCCCCTGCTGGGCGCCGCCTGCTGCCATCTACTGGCCAAACACCCGGGCAAACCCTATCGCTTAATACTGAGACCTCAGGCCCCCGACCCTATGGAGAAACGCATCGCCGCCGACTTTGACCCGCGTGCCTCCTACCTTGAGTCTGAGAAAAGCTACCCTGCCCGTGGCGAGGCCGGAGGTGAGGAGCCGGAGGAGGCCCCGGAGGAGGGCCTAGATGAAGATGTGGAGCAGGGAGACCCAAGTGAGGacctgcagagagaagaaagcctGGTGGGTTGCTCGTTGGTGGAGTCTCAGTCCAAGGCCAACCAAGAAGAGTTCGAGGCTGGCTCTGAGTACAGCGACCGGTTGCCCCTGGGAGCAGAGGCCGTCAACATCGCCCAGGAGATAAACGGCAACTACAGGCAGACTGcaggctga